From Camelina sativa cultivar DH55 chromosome 20, Cs, whole genome shotgun sequence, the proteins below share one genomic window:
- the LOC104772456 gene encoding FBD-associated F-box protein At5g22730-like produces the protein MEEEFLRYLKAKRREWPPSRYISGREDLISKLPDSLILQILLYLPTTKEAVRTSVLSTRWKSLWLLIPNLDLDSSKFPDYNAFVGFMDKFLDFSREHKSCLHKLKLCIHKGESDQSCVTRWLDFVVRRKLKHLDVECLVNRKFLEEMPLSLYVCDTLVYLRLHRVSLGEFESVSLTSLKTMRLEENVYANDVVLESLISSCPVLQDLSILRMVKDNVKVLRVRSQTLTSLRVDFHFGEGDDYDDFDKKVSGVFIDAPRLEYLKFEDDLSNSKIITNSGSLAKVNLVYVFNESDCADVADLPKRNMVRTFLTSISGVRDMKMADGFVEFLYYNIVFDPLPHFCNLSCLKAEFSLHYLEILPTVLESCPHLKSLVLVLEFDPSREDVQISFSSVPRCLVSSLEFVEIKYFNGGPAKMEVARYFVENSRVLKKLVLHLRCSSHQEGFYMLKDLLELPRGSSTCRIIVC, from the exons ATGGAAGAAGAATTTTTGAGATATTTGAAAGCGAAACGCCGTGAATGGCCGCCGTCAAGGTACATTAGTGGAAGAGAGGATCTGATAAGCAAATTGCCTGATTCTTTGATACTTCAGATACTTTTGTATCTTCCGACGACAAAAGAAGCTGTTAGGACCAGTGTTTTGTCCACTAGGTGGAAAAGTCTCTGGCTTTTGATTCCCAATTTGGATTTGGACTCTTCCAAGTTCCCAGATTACAATGCTTTTGTGGGTTTTATGGACAAGTTCCTAGATTTCTCAAGGGAACACAAGTCATGCTTGCACAAGCTTAAGCTTTGTATTCACAAGGGTGAGAGTGATCAGTCTTGTGTCACTCGTTGGTTAGACTTTGTGGTTAGGCGTAAACTTAAGCATCTTGATGTTGAGTGTCTTGTGAACCGTAAGTTTCTAGAGGAGATGCCGTTAAGTCTTTATGTATGTGACACGCTGGTGTATCTAAGACTCCATCGAGTATCGTTGGGTGAGTTTGAGTCTGTGTCTTTGACTAGTCTAAAGACTATGCGTTTAGAAGAGAATGTGTATGCTAATGATGTGGTTCTAGAGTCACTTATCTCGTCTTGCCCTGTTCTCCAAGATTTGAGCATTCTTAGAATGGTAAAAGATAACGTAAAGGTTTTACGTGTGCGGTCTCAAACGTTAACCAGTCTTCGTGTAGACTTTCATTTTGGTGAAGGTGATGACTACGATGATTTTGATAAGAAAGTCTCAGGGGTTTTTATTGATGCCCCAAGACTCGAGTATTTGAAATTCGAAGATGATTTATCCAACAGTAAAATCATTACAAATTCTGGTTCCTTAGCCAAGGTCAATCTTGTTTATGTCTTTAATGAGTCTGATTGTGCTGATGTGGCTGACTTACCAAAGCGAAATATGGTCCGTACTTTTCTTACCAGTATCTCCGGAGTTAGGGATATGAAGATGGCTGACGGTTTTGTGGAG TTTCTCTATTATAACATAGTCTTCGACCCACTGCCCCATTTTTGCAACCTTTCGTGTCTAAAAGCGGAGTTTTCTTTACATTATCTGGAGATTCTGCCAACTGTTCTTGAGAGTTGTCCCCATCTAAAATCACTCGTCTTGGTGTTG GAATTTGATCCGTCGAGAGAGGATGTGCAAATAAGTTTCTCATCTGTACCTCGGTGTTTAGTTTCATCACTCGAGTTTGTAGAGATAAAATACTTCAACGGAGGGCCTGCTAAAATGGAAGTAGCAAGGTACTTTGTAGAAAACTCAAGAGTCCTCAAAAAACTTGTTCTGCATTTGAGGTGTTCCTCGCACCAGGAAGGATTTTACATGCTAAAGGACCTCCTTGAATTACCCAGAGGATCTAGCACATGTCGAATCATAGTTTGTTGA
- the LOC104770610 gene encoding glucomannan 4-beta-mannosyltransferase 2 has protein sequence MEGVTPKFVLPETFDGVRMEITGQLGMIWELVKAPVIVPLLQLAVYICLVMSVMLLCERVYMGIVIVLVKLFWKKPDKRYKFDPIHDDEELGSSNFPVVLVQIPMFNEREVYKLSIGAACGLSWPSDRLVIQVLDDSTDPTVKQMVEMECQRWASKGINIRYQIRENRVGYKAGALKEGLKRSYVKHCEYVVIFDADFQPEPDFLRRSIPFLIHNSNIALVQARWRFVNSDECLLTRMQEMSLDYHFTVEQEVGSSTHAFFGFNGTAGIWRIAAINEAGGWKDRTTVEDMDLAVRASLRGWKFLYLGDLQVKSELPSTFRAFRFQQHRWSCGPANLFRKMVMEIIRNKKVRFWKKVYVIYSFFFVRKIIAHWVTFCFYCVVLPLTILVPEVYVPIWGSVYIPSIITILNSVGTPRSIHLLFYWILFENVMSLHRTKATLIGLFEAGRANEWVVTAKLGSGQSAKGNTKGLKRFPRIFKLPDRLNTLELGFAAFLFVCGCYDFVHGKNNYFIYLFLQTLSFFISGLGWIGTYVQ, from the exons ATGGAAGGTGTTACACCAAAGTTCGTGTTGCCGGAGACATTCGACGGCGTGAGGATGGAGATCACAGGCCAACTAGGCATGATCTGGGAGCTTGTGAAAGCACCAGTGATTGTTCCTCTTCTTCAGTTAGCCGTTTACATCTGTTTGGTAATGTCTGTCATGCTTTTGTGTGAGAGGGTTTACATGGGAATCGTCATCGTCCTCGTCAAGCTCTTCTGGAAAAAACCTGACAAACGTTACAAGTTCGATCCCATTCACGATGATGAAGAGCTTGGTAGCTCTAATTTCCCAGTCGTCCTCGTTCAAATCCCCATGTTCAACGAACGAGAG GTTTATAAGCTATCAATAGGAGCGGCGTGTGGACTCTCTTGGCCGTCCGATCGTCTCGTGATTCAAGTGTTGGATGACTCAACAGATCCTACTGTTAAg CAAATGGTGGAAATGGAGTGCCAAAGATGGGCAAGTAAAGGAATCAATATTAGGTATCAAATAAGAGAGAATAGAGTTGGTTACAAGGCCGGTGCTTTAAAGGAAGGACTCAAACGTAGTTATGTCAAACATTGCGAATATGTTGTCATCTTCGACGCTGATTTTCAACCCGAACCGGACTTTCTCCGCCGTAGCATCCCTTTTCTCATCCACAACTCCAACATTGCCTTGGTTCAGGCTCGATGGCGGTTCG tgaATTCTGATGAATGCTTATTGACAAGGATGCAAGAAATGTCGTTGGACTACCATTTCACTGTTGAGCAAGAAGTCGGTTCATCAACTCATGCTTTTTTCGGCTTCaacg gaaCTGCCGGAATTTGGAGAATCGCGGCAATAAATGAAGCCGGCGGGTGGAAAGATAGGACCACCGTTGAAGATATGGATCTCGCTGTCCGAGCAAGTCTTCGCGGCTGGAAATTTCTCTACCTCGGTGACCTTCAG GTGAAAAGTGAGCTTCCAAGTACTTTTAGAGCCTTCCGTTTTCAGCAACATAGATGGTCTTGTGGACCTGCAAATCTCTTTAGGAAGATGGTTATGGAGATCATAAGAAACAAG AAAGTGAGATTCTGGAAGAAAGTGTATGTGATTTACAGCTTCTTCTTTGTGAGGAAAATCATTGCACATTGGGTCACCTTTTGCTTCTACTGCGTTGTTCTCCCTCTTACCATTCTTGTCCCTGAAGTTTATGTTCCGATTTGGGGTTCAGTTTATATCCCTTCCATCATCACTATCCTCAACTCTGTCGGTACTCCAAG GTCGATTCATTTGCTGTTCTATTGGATTCTGTTCGAGAATGTGATGTCGCTGCACCGGACAAAGGCTACTCTCATTGGTCTGTTTGAGGCAGGGAGGGCTAACGAATGGGTTGTGACTGCTAAGCTTGGAAGTGGTCAGAGCGCTAAAGGAAACACAAAAGGGCTCAAAAGGTTCCCAAGAATCTTCAAATTGCCTGATCG ATTGAATACATTGGAGCTTGGATTTGCGGCGTTCTTGTTCGTGTGTGGATGCTATGACTTTGTGCACGGGAAGAACAATTACTTCATCTACTTGTTTCTTCAGACATTGTCTTTCTTCATCAGCGGGCTTGGCTGGATTGGGACTTACGTCCAGTAG